A single window of Oreochromis aureus strain Israel breed Guangdong linkage group 7, ZZ_aureus, whole genome shotgun sequence DNA harbors:
- the smad4a gene encoding mothers against decapentaplegic homolog 4a gives MSITSTPTSNDACLSIVHSLMCHRQGGESESFAKRAIESLVKKLKEKKDELDSLITAITTNGAHPSKCVTIQRTLDGRLQVAGRKGFPHVVYARLWRWPDLHKNELKHVKYCQYAFDLKCDNVCVNPYHYERVVSPGIDLSGLTLSSSGPLLVKDEYDYDNQPSHSSSENHLPTIQHPPSRPGPQETFNSPALLPPSEGSSSASTSAFSTISAGPSNPTPNWSRNPSFTPAVPQHQNGHLQHHPPMPHTGHYWPVTNEIAFQPPISNHPAPEYWCSIAYFEMDVQVGETFKVPSTCPIVTVDGYVDPSGGDRFCLGQLSNVHRTENIERARLHIGKGVQLECKGEGDVWVRCLSDHAVFVQSYYLDREAGRAPGDAVHKIYPSAYIKVFDLRQCHRQMQQQAATAQAAAAAQAAAVAGNIPGPGSVGGIAPAISLSAAAGIGVDDLRRLCILRMSFVKGWGPDYPRQSIKETPCWIEIHLHRALQLLDEVLHTMPIADPQPLD, from the exons ATGTCAATCACAAGCACCCCCACGAGTAATGATGCCTGCTTGAGCATTGTGCACAGCCTCATGTGCCACCGTCAGGGAGGAGAGAGCGAAAGCTTCGCTAAGCGAGCTATCGAGAGCCTCGTCAAGAAGCTCAAGGAGAAGAAAGATGAGCTGGATTCCCTCATTACAGCCATTACTACAAATGGAGCTCATCCTAGCAAGTGTGTCACCATACAGCGGACTTTGGATGGACGCCTACAG GTGGCGGGGCGGAAAGGGTTTCCCCACGTTGTCTATGCCAGATTATGGCGATGGCCTGATCTACACAAGAATGAGCTAAAACATGTGAAATATTGCCAGTATGCGTTTGACCTGAAGTGTGACAATGTTTGTGTCAACCCATACCACTACGAGAGGGTTGTGTCTCCTGGAATTG ACCTATCAGGACTGACCCTCTCAAGTTCAG GTCCACTCTTAGTAAAGGATGAGTATGACTACGATAACCAGCCATCTCACTCCAGCTCTGAAAACCACCTGCCGACGATCCAGCATCCACCGTCGAGGCCGGGCCCACAGGAAACATTCAACAGCCCTGCTCTACTTCCCCCATCAGAGGGCAGCAGTTCAGCTTCTACTTCTGCTTTCTCGACCATTAGTGCCGGACCCTCAA ATCCTACCCCGAACTGGAGCAGAAACCCCAGCTTCACCCCAGCGGTGCCTCAGCACCAGAACGGGCACCTACAGCATCATCCGCCCATGCCTCACACAGGGCATTACT GGCCTGTTACCAATGAAATTGCATTCCAGCCACCCATATCCAACCACCCTG CTCCAGAATACTGGTGTTCGATTGCATACTTTGAGATGGATGTCCAAGTTGGGGAGACGTTTAAAGTTCCATCCACATGTCCAATAGTGACTGTGGATGGCTATGTCGATCCATCAGGAGGGGATCGCTTCTGCTTGGGTCAGCTGAGCAATGTCCACAGGACGGAGAACATAGAGAGAGCCAG GCTCCACATCGGCAAAGGCGTGCAGCTGGAGTGCAAAGGTGAAGGAGATGTCTGGGTGCGCTGTCTGAGTGATCACGCAGTGTTTGTGCAGAGCTATTATCTGGACCGAGAGGCTGGACGCGCGCCTGGCGACGCAGTTCACAAGATCTACCCCAGTGCTTACATTAAG GTGTTTGATTTGCGTCAGTGCCACAGGCAGATGCAGCAGCAGGCAGCGACGGCTCAGGCAGCAGCTGCAGCGCAAGCAGCTGCAGTTGCTGGGAATATTCCAGGTCCAGGCTCCGTGGGAGGCATCGCCCCTGCGATCA gtctgtcagctgctgcaggCATTGGGGTCGATGACCTGCGCAGGCTGTGCATCCTCCGGATGAGCTTTGTGAAGGGCTGGGGGCCGGACTACCCGCGGCAAAGCATTAAAGAGACACCGTGTTGGATTGAGATCCATTTACACCGAGCCCTGCAACTACTGGATGAAGTTCTGCACACCATGCCCATAGCTGACCCTCAACCTCTTGACTGA